A window from Flavobacterium gyeonganense encodes these proteins:
- a CDS encoding mevalonate kinase family protein has translation MKGPLFYSKILLFGEYGIIRDSKGLSIPYNFYNGALKRDENPSAEAIASNASLKRYSVYLENLQTEQPDLVVFDLAALKSDVENGMYFDSSIPQGYGVGSSGALVAAIYDKYAAHKITVLENLTREKLLQLKNIFANMESFFHGKSSGLDPLNSYLSIPILINSKDNIEATGIPTQSFDGKGAVFLLDSGIVGETAPMVNIFMENLKDKGFRAMLKNQFVKYTDACVESFLHGDMKSLFTNTKKLSKVVLNNFKPMIPEQFHGIWQHGIDTNDYYLKLCGSGGGGYILGFTEDLERAKVSLKDYKLEVVYQF, from the coding sequence ATGAAAGGACCTTTATTTTACTCAAAAATATTACTCTTTGGAGAATACGGAATCATTCGCGACTCTAAAGGACTTTCTATTCCTTATAATTTTTATAATGGAGCCTTAAAGAGAGATGAAAATCCTTCAGCGGAAGCCATAGCCTCAAATGCAAGTTTAAAACGCTATAGCGTTTATCTGGAAAATTTACAAACAGAACAACCTGATCTGGTTGTTTTTGATTTAGCAGCTTTAAAAAGTGATGTTGAAAACGGAATGTACTTCGATTCCAGTATCCCACAAGGATATGGAGTAGGCAGCAGTGGTGCATTGGTAGCGGCTATTTATGACAAATATGCTGCCCATAAAATTACGGTCCTTGAGAATCTGACGCGTGAAAAACTATTGCAGCTAAAAAACATATTTGCAAATATGGAGAGTTTTTTCCACGGAAAAAGTTCTGGTCTGGATCCGTTAAATAGTTATTTGAGCATTCCAATTTTAATTAATTCTAAAGACAATATTGAAGCAACAGGCATTCCGACTCAAAGTTTTGACGGAAAAGGCGCTGTATTCTTGTTAGACTCAGGAATTGTGGGTGAAACCGCTCCGATGGTGAATATTTTTATGGAAAACCTGAAAGACAAAGGTTTCCGCGCGATGCTAAAAAACCAATTTGTAAAATATACCGATGCCTGTGTAGAGAGCTTTTTGCACGGCGACATGAAATCGTTGTTTACAAATACTAAAAAGCTTTCGAAAGTCGTTTTAAATAACTTTAAGCCTATGATTCCGGAGCAGTTTCACGGAATCTGGCAACACGGAATTGATACCAACGATTATTATTTAAAACTTTGCGGTTCTGGCGGCGGTGGTTACATTTTAGGGTTTACAGAAGATTTAGAGCGTGCAAAAGTTTCCCTAAAAGACTATAAATTAGAAGTGGTTTATCAGTTCTAA
- a CDS encoding tetratricopeptide repeat protein, with product MNWELKILKNKVEIYRDRTHQYVPFGHQFKIKDFPALIWDLEKGYEKTKDIDYLSDKGYVLIIQGKYQEALKLYLEIEKIKPNRYSTASNLGTLYELMGENQKAYEWIKKSIQLNPESHERSEWLHLKILEAKIQKLQNPSGQFFINTSFGSEVTPKTKLSYEELDKLKHALYFQLNERISFIKPKDQIISVLLFELGNITNVMSEYNYKDASEIYLLSKQYGIENELLNERLILCLKQISNYCSQQGKQIDEAVVEITRKNNILNWRLSKKNDNLTLVLICVIIFSILLMVCLGVFFLKWKKLKKSISTS from the coding sequence TTGAATTGGGAACTAAAAATATTAAAAAATAAAGTTGAAATTTACCGTGACCGTACGCATCAATATGTCCCTTTCGGCCATCAATTCAAAATTAAAGATTTTCCGGCTTTAATTTGGGATCTTGAAAAAGGATATGAAAAAACAAAAGACATAGATTATTTGTCTGATAAGGGCTATGTTTTAATTATTCAGGGAAAATATCAGGAAGCCTTAAAACTATATTTAGAAATTGAAAAAATAAAACCAAACAGATATTCAACAGCTTCTAATCTTGGAACTCTTTATGAGTTAATGGGAGAAAATCAAAAGGCTTATGAGTGGATTAAAAAATCCATTCAATTAAATCCTGAATCTCACGAAAGATCTGAATGGCTTCACCTTAAAATTTTAGAAGCCAAGATTCAAAAACTGCAAAATCCGTCAGGACAATTTTTTATTAATACAAGTTTTGGTTCAGAAGTTACTCCAAAAACCAAGCTTTCCTACGAAGAATTGGATAAATTGAAACACGCATTGTACTTTCAGTTAAACGAAAGGATTTCATTTATAAAACCGAAAGATCAAATTATTTCAGTTTTATTGTTTGAATTGGGAAATATTACAAATGTAATGAGCGAGTATAATTATAAAGACGCTTCCGAAATATATTTGCTTTCAAAACAATATGGGATTGAAAATGAATTACTTAACGAAAGGCTTATTTTATGTTTAAAACAGATTTCTAATTACTGTTCTCAACAGGGAAAGCAAATTGATGAAGCTGTAGTTGAAATAACACGTAAGAACAATATTTTAAATTGGCGATTATCGAAAAAGAATGATAACTTAACTTTAGTCTTAATCTGTGTCATTATTTTTTCTATTCTATTAATGGTTTGTCTGGGTGTATTTTTCTTAAAATGGAAAAAACTTAAAAAATCTATTTCAACTTCTTAA
- a CDS encoding four helix bundle protein: MEKKNIIKEKSFAFAIDIVNLYKVLSEKKEFVLSRQVLRSGTSIGANVRESEHAQSKADFIHKLSISLKEANETEYWLDLLYETKYLSDVEFQNIKPKIIELLRLLTSIIKTSKNI; the protein is encoded by the coding sequence ATGGAGAAGAAAAACATTATTAAAGAAAAATCTTTTGCTTTTGCAATTGACATTGTTAATCTTTATAAAGTTTTAAGTGAGAAAAAAGAGTTCGTATTATCCAGACAAGTTTTGCGATCCGGAACCTCGATTGGTGCCAATGTAAGAGAATCTGAACATGCTCAAAGTAAAGCTGATTTTATCCATAAATTATCTATTTCATTAAAAGAAGCAAACGAAACAGAATATTGGTTAGATTTGTTGTATGAAACAAAATATCTTTCGGATGTAGAGTTTCAAAATATAAAACCAAAAATAATAGAATTATTACGATTGCTAACAAGCATCATAAAAACTTCTAAAAACATATAA
- a CDS encoding glycoside hydrolase family 13 protein, with amino-acid sequence MKNLKTNFLKHSFYELILLVLLFPASAKAQIQKVEPPFWYAGMKNPELQIMFYGKNIAQYEASVSNNVAIKNVEKTENPNYLFVTINTKDVKASELTFSFKNKNKVAFKQKYALKERRANSADRKSYDASDLMYLIMPDRFANGNPKNDSDASLTEKGNRQDPSGRHGGDIEGIIKNLDYISSLGATTIWSTPLCEDNDKQHSYHTYGQSDVYKIDSRYGTNDDYARLSAEMHKKNMKLVMDYVTNHWGITHWMMKDIPTKTWFNQFETFTQTHHRREVITDIHASKIDQEVCVDGWFVPSMPDLNLRNTLVAKYLTQNAIWWIEFANLDGFRVDTYNYSDKTAMANWAKSITDEYPNFNIVGEIWMHNQANLAFWQKDSKVGSIENYNSNLPSVMDFTLQSQITSAFNENEPSWDSGLIKFYNNFAMDFLYPNTNNILVFAENHDTDRMNEKFKYDLPKYKLAMTLLATVRGIPQIYYGSEIGMGGDKGKGGDADIRQDFPGGWAGDKNNAFTKEGRTPEQAAYFDFSSKLFNWRKTNEAVHFGKMTHYIPENNTYVYFRYTDKKTVMVVFNNNAKEQVVKTNRFKESIKNFKSGKDVITGKTFDLATEITLEPKSALVLELQ; translated from the coding sequence ATGAAAAACCTTAAAACGAATTTCTTAAAACATTCTTTTTATGAATTAATCTTATTGGTGTTGTTGTTTCCCGCTTCCGCGAAAGCGCAAATCCAAAAAGTAGAACCGCCTTTCTGGTACGCTGGAATGAAGAATCCTGAATTACAGATTATGTTCTACGGAAAAAACATTGCACAATATGAAGCTTCGGTTTCTAATAATGTTGCGATTAAAAATGTAGAAAAAACAGAAAACCCAAACTATCTTTTCGTAACCATCAATACAAAAGACGTAAAGGCTTCTGAATTAACTTTCTCTTTCAAAAACAAAAATAAAGTTGCCTTTAAACAAAAATATGCTCTAAAAGAAAGAAGAGCAAATTCGGCAGACAGAAAGAGTTACGACGCATCTGATTTAATGTACTTAATCATGCCAGATCGTTTTGCTAACGGAAATCCTAAAAATGACAGCGACGCTTCTTTAACTGAAAAAGGAAACCGTCAAGATCCAAGCGGACGTCACGGCGGCGATATCGAAGGAATTATCAAAAACTTAGATTATATTTCTTCTCTTGGCGCGACAACAATCTGGAGCACGCCTTTATGCGAAGACAACGACAAACAACATTCGTATCATACATACGGACAATCAGACGTTTACAAAATTGATTCGCGTTACGGAACAAACGACGATTACGCTCGTTTATCAGCAGAAATGCACAAAAAGAACATGAAACTTGTTATGGATTATGTGACAAATCATTGGGGAATTACACACTGGATGATGAAGGATATTCCAACCAAAACATGGTTCAATCAATTCGAAACTTTTACACAAACACATCACCGTCGTGAAGTAATTACAGATATTCACGCTTCAAAAATAGATCAGGAAGTTTGTGTTGACGGTTGGTTTGTACCTTCAATGCCAGATTTAAATTTAAGAAATACATTAGTTGCAAAATACTTAACGCAAAACGCGATTTGGTGGATTGAATTTGCCAATCTTGACGGATTTAGAGTTGATACTTATAATTATTCGGATAAAACGGCAATGGCGAATTGGGCAAAATCAATTACAGATGAATATCCGAATTTTAATATTGTGGGTGAAATCTGGATGCACAATCAGGCAAATTTAGCTTTTTGGCAGAAAGACAGTAAAGTTGGTTCAATTGAAAACTATAATTCAAACCTTCCAAGTGTAATGGATTTTACGCTTCAAAGTCAGATTACTTCTGCTTTCAACGAAAATGAACCAAGCTGGGATAGCGGATTGATTAAATTCTACAACAATTTTGCAATGGATTTTTTATATCCAAATACCAATAATATCTTAGTTTTTGCTGAAAATCATGACACAGATCGTATGAATGAAAAATTCAAATATGATTTACCAAAATACAAACTGGCAATGACTTTATTGGCAACAGTTCGTGGAATTCCGCAAATCTATTACGGTTCAGAGATCGGAATGGGCGGTGATAAAGGAAAAGGCGGCGATGCCGATATTCGTCAGGATTTCCCAGGCGGATGGGCTGGCGACAAAAACAATGCTTTTACCAAAGAAGGAAGAACTCCAGAACAAGCTGCTTACTTTGATTTCTCTTCAAAACTATTTAATTGGAGAAAAACAAACGAAGCGGTTCATTTCGGAAAAATGACGCATTATATTCCTGAAAACAATACTTATGTGTATTTCAGATATACAGATAAAAAAACCGTAATGGTTGTTTTCAATAACAATGCAAAAGAACAAGTTGTAAAAACAAACCGTTTCAAAGAAAGCATCAAAAACTTTAAATCAGGAAAAGATGTTATTACAGGAAAAACATTTGATTTAGCTACTGAAATCACTTTAGAACCAAAATCAGCTTTGGTTTTAGAATTGCAGTAA
- a CDS encoding HAD family hydrolase, translating to MKFKGIIFDLDGTLVNSLEDISDAMNAVLADLNYPTHNYDTYQYFIGNGLRKLVARALPSSNNTEDEVQVCFENMLKTYDSNCVQKTKPYKEIAELIYDLNSKGIKLAVFSNKADELTKKVTEVLFPNLFDAIAGLTTEELKKPNPLKAIEISKNWNLQPEEILFVGDSDVDIETALNAKMFPVGVTWGYRTKEELKASGAKVVINTPFELLNIL from the coding sequence ATGAAATTTAAAGGAATTATTTTTGATTTAGACGGAACATTAGTCAATTCATTAGAAGATATTTCAGATGCGATGAATGCCGTTCTTGCCGATCTAAATTACCCAACCCACAATTACGATACTTATCAATACTTTATTGGCAATGGCCTCAGAAAATTAGTTGCCAGAGCTTTGCCTTCATCCAATAATACAGAAGATGAGGTTCAGGTTTGTTTTGAGAATATGCTTAAAACATACGATAGTAATTGTGTTCAGAAAACTAAACCTTATAAAGAAATAGCCGAATTAATATATGATTTAAATTCGAAAGGAATCAAACTCGCTGTTTTTTCAAACAAAGCCGATGAACTGACTAAAAAAGTAACCGAGGTATTATTCCCCAATTTGTTTGATGCAATTGCAGGTTTAACCACAGAAGAACTCAAAAAACCGAATCCGCTTAAAGCGATTGAAATCAGCAAAAACTGGAACCTACAACCTGAGGAAATCCTTTTTGTCGGAGATTCTGATGTGGATATTGAAACCGCTTTAAATGCCAAAATGTTTCCCGTTGGCGTGACATGGGGTTACAGAACCAAAGAAGAGTTGAAAGCAAGCGGAGCGAAAGTGGTTATAAATACTCCTTTTGAGTTACTAAATATTTTATAA
- a CDS encoding nuclear transport factor 2 family protein, with protein sequence MQQKHPLPPFTLETAKQKIQMAEDAWNSQNPERVSLAYTIDSEWRNRSTFVNGREEIVKFLTDKWNRELNYKLKKEYWSHSENRIAVRFEYEYQNKDGKWFRAYGNENWQFDENGLMEKRYASINDIEINESERYL encoded by the coding sequence ATGCAACAAAAACATCCGCTTCCACCTTTTACGCTGGAAACCGCAAAACAGAAAATTCAAATGGCCGAAGATGCCTGGAACTCACAAAATCCAGAAAGGGTTTCGTTAGCTTATACTATTGACAGTGAATGGAGAAACCGAAGTACATTTGTTAATGGAAGAGAAGAAATTGTAAAATTCTTAACTGATAAATGGAATAGGGAACTGAATTATAAGCTGAAAAAAGAGTATTGGTCGCATTCGGAAAATAGAATAGCTGTCAGATTTGAGTATGAATATCAAAACAAAGACGGAAAATGGTTTAGAGCTTACGGAAATGAAAATTGGCAATTTGACGAAAATGGATTAATGGAAAAGAGATACGCAAGTATAAATGACATTGAAATAAATGAGTCAGAAAGATATCTGTAA
- a CDS encoding NAD(P)/FAD-dependent oxidoreductase, with the protein MIKNFDIIIVGGGAAGFFTAINIAEKNPKLKIAILERGKEVLSKVRVSGGGRCNVTHACFEPNELVKFYPRGEKELRGPFHQFCSGDTIEWFEKHGVELKIEEDGRLFPVSNSSQTIIDCFLKATEKLGIKVLTGQSVQSIFKKENHWKIDTQTENYATEKLVMATGSNPKIWEILQEQGHAIVSPVPSLFTFNIKDSRIKELPGVAAQVTVNVKDTKLESTGPLLITHWGMSGPAILKLSAWGARILHDKNYQFTIFVNWLNDVDYDDAEKILKDLKQEHAKKAVSKKSPFEFPNRLWENLVLASGIETETKWADLSKNQLQNLTSQLTKAEFKVNGKSTFKEEFVTAGGIDLKEINFKTMESKLHENLYFAGEIVNVDAITGGFNFQNAWTSGFILANNI; encoded by the coding sequence ATGATTAAAAATTTCGACATCATCATCGTTGGCGGAGGCGCTGCAGGTTTTTTTACCGCAATTAATATTGCAGAGAAAAATCCGAAACTGAAAATCGCCATTTTAGAAAGAGGAAAAGAAGTGCTTTCTAAAGTCCGCGTTTCCGGAGGCGGAAGATGCAACGTGACACACGCTTGTTTTGAGCCTAATGAACTGGTCAAATTTTATCCTCGGGGCGAAAAAGAACTTCGCGGTCCATTTCATCAATTTTGCTCAGGCGATACAATCGAATGGTTCGAAAAACACGGTGTTGAATTAAAAATCGAAGAAGACGGGCGACTATTTCCCGTTTCAAATTCCTCGCAAACTATTATTGATTGTTTTTTAAAAGCAACAGAAAAGTTAGGTATCAAAGTATTGACAGGACAAAGCGTACAATCGATTTTTAAAAAAGAAAATCACTGGAAAATTGACACACAAACCGAAAATTACGCTACTGAAAAATTAGTTATGGCAACCGGAAGCAATCCAAAAATTTGGGAAATTCTTCAGGAACAAGGTCATGCAATTGTAAGCCCCGTTCCTTCCCTATTTACATTCAATATTAAAGATTCCAGGATTAAAGAATTACCCGGAGTTGCAGCCCAAGTTACCGTAAACGTAAAAGATACCAAACTAGAATCAACGGGTCCTTTGCTAATCACACATTGGGGAATGAGCGGTCCCGCTATTTTAAAGCTTTCGGCTTGGGGAGCACGAATCCTTCACGATAAAAATTATCAGTTTACCATTTTCGTAAATTGGTTAAATGATGTCGATTATGATGATGCTGAAAAAATACTAAAAGACTTAAAACAGGAACACGCTAAAAAAGCAGTTTCTAAAAAATCACCTTTTGAGTTCCCGAATCGCTTATGGGAAAACCTGGTTTTGGCTTCGGGAATTGAAACAGAAACCAAATGGGCCGATTTATCTAAGAATCAATTACAGAACTTAACGTCACAATTAACCAAAGCTGAATTTAAAGTCAACGGAAAAAGCACTTTTAAAGAAGAATTTGTAACCGCAGGTGGAATCGATTTAAAAGAAATCAATTTTAAAACCATGGAAAGCAAATTACACGAAAATCTGTATTTTGCGGGCGAAATTGTCAATGTCGATGCCATTACCGGAGGTTTTAATTTTCAGAATGCCTGGACCAGCGGATTCATTTTAGCCAATAATATTTAA
- a CDS encoding TetR/AcrR family transcriptional regulator, protein MSLPKERILEKASVLFHHQGYNSTGINQIISEANVAKASFYQHFKSKDDLCIEFLNRRHKYWFEELSNYTSSSKKLKAKVISAFDFIIHMNEKENFRGCCFLNILSEISKEQENILTVIQAHKNDLRIFFKEVLEDELLATHIYLLFESAIIESQLFKSNEIVNKSKSIINSLI, encoded by the coding sequence ATGAGTTTACCAAAAGAAAGAATATTAGAAAAAGCCTCTGTTTTATTTCATCATCAGGGTTATAATAGTACAGGAATTAATCAAATTATAAGTGAAGCAAATGTTGCAAAAGCAAGCTTTTACCAACACTTTAAATCTAAAGATGACTTATGTATCGAGTTTCTGAACAGGAGACATAAATATTGGTTTGAAGAACTTTCAAATTATACTTCAAGTTCAAAAAAACTGAAAGCAAAAGTTATTTCTGCTTTTGATTTCATTATTCATATGAATGAAAAAGAAAATTTCAGAGGTTGTTGTTTCTTGAATATCTTATCCGAAATATCAAAAGAACAAGAAAATATTCTTACGGTTATTCAAGCTCACAAAAATGATTTGAGAATTTTCTTTAAAGAAGTGCTCGAAGATGAATTATTGGCAACACATATTTATCTTCTATTTGAAAGCGCTATCATAGAAAGCCAATTATTCAAATCAAATGAAATCGTAAACAAATCCAAATCAATAATAAACAGTTTAATTTAA
- a CDS encoding diphosphomevalonate/mevalonate 3,5-bisphosphate decarboxylase family protein, with protein sequence MFTAADFIPKTYSSTVENGNFEWSAPSNIALVKYWGKKENQIPANPSVSFTLNNCKTITKLTFEKKENQNAFSFDLLFEGKPKEDFKPKIRKFLERIEVYLPFLKDYHFTIDTHNTFPHSSGIASSASGMAALAMNFMNLERELNPEMTDEYFYQKASFLARLGSGSACRSVKGNVVVWGEQSNIEGSSDLFGVEFPHTIHENFHNYQDTILLVDKGEKQVSSTVGHDLMHNHPYAYSRFAQAHENLDQLIAIFESGNLEEFIKVVESEALTLHAMMMTSMPYYILMKPNTLQIINAIWKFRNENSIPVCFTLDAGANVHVLYPENVKERVLQFIKNELVGFCQNGQYICDEIGAGSQLIIDN encoded by the coding sequence ATGTTTACAGCAGCTGATTTTATTCCTAAAACATATTCTTCAACAGTCGAAAACGGAAATTTCGAATGGAGCGCACCCAGCAATATTGCATTGGTAAAATACTGGGGGAAAAAAGAGAACCAGATACCGGCGAATCCTTCGGTAAGTTTTACATTGAATAATTGCAAAACGATTACAAAACTGACTTTTGAAAAGAAAGAGAATCAGAATGCTTTTTCATTCGATTTACTATTTGAAGGAAAACCAAAAGAAGATTTCAAACCGAAAATCAGGAAGTTTTTAGAACGAATCGAAGTGTATCTGCCTTTTTTGAAAGACTATCATTTTACGATTGATACACATAATACTTTTCCACACAGTTCAGGAATAGCTTCTTCTGCATCCGGAATGGCAGCTTTGGCAATGAATTTTATGAATCTGGAACGAGAACTAAATCCGGAAATGACAGACGAATATTTTTACCAAAAAGCATCTTTTCTAGCCCGTTTAGGTTCAGGAAGTGCCTGTAGAAGTGTAAAAGGGAATGTTGTAGTTTGGGGCGAGCAGTCCAATATTGAAGGAAGTTCCGATTTATTCGGAGTTGAATTTCCACACACAATCCACGAAAATTTCCATAATTATCAGGATACCATTTTATTGGTTGATAAAGGCGAAAAACAGGTTTCAAGCACCGTTGGACACGATTTGATGCACAATCATCCGTATGCCTACAGCCGTTTTGCGCAGGCGCATGAAAATCTGGATCAATTAATTGCCATTTTTGAAAGCGGAAATCTGGAAGAGTTCATTAAAGTTGTAGAAAGCGAAGCATTGACTTTGCACGCTATGATGATGACTTCGATGCCGTATTATATATTGATGAAACCAAATACTTTACAAATTATCAATGCAATCTGGAAATTCAGAAACGAAAACAGTATTCCGGTTTGTTTTACTTTGGATGCAGGTGCAAATGTGCATGTTTTGTACCCTGAGAATGTTAAAGAAAGAGTGTTGCAATTTATTAAGAACGAATTAGTTGGCTTTTGCCAAAATGGTCAGTACATTTGCGACGAAATTGGCGCTGGAAGTCAATTAATAATTGATAATTGA
- a CDS encoding TspO/MBR family protein: MNKFVKIAIAIIICLTVGYSASLVTRPSVVEWYPTIEKPFFNPPNWIFMPVWTLLYIFMAVAAGLVWDKIKEQNEEVKKALGFFLIQLTLNAIWSYLFFGLKNPMLALIEIALLWLMIYETYLKFIKINKTAGYLFIPYLAWVGFAAILNASIWWLNK; the protein is encoded by the coding sequence ATGAATAAGTTTGTAAAAATCGCTATCGCTATAATTATTTGTTTAACAGTAGGATATTCTGCAAGTTTGGTTACAAGACCAAGCGTAGTCGAGTGGTATCCTACAATCGAAAAACCTTTTTTTAATCCGCCTAATTGGATTTTTATGCCGGTCTGGACATTGCTTTATATTTTCATGGCCGTTGCCGCAGGATTAGTCTGGGATAAAATAAAAGAGCAAAATGAAGAAGTCAAAAAAGCGTTAGGATTCTTTTTGATTCAGTTAACCCTTAATGCCATCTGGTCGTATTTATTCTTCGGACTAAAAAACCCGATGCTGGCTTTAATCGAAATTGCACTTTTATGGCTGATGATTTATGAAACCTACTTAAAATTTATCAAAATCAATAAAACTGCGGGTTATTTATTCATTCCTTATTTAGCCTGGGTTGGCTTTGCAGCGATTTTGAATGCGAGTATCTGGTGGTTGAATAAGTAG
- a CDS encoding glycerophosphodiester phosphodiesterase, protein MLKIAHRGAKAYEPENTLQAFQKALELNSDGIELDVHISADEHIIVMHDETIDKMTNGKGDINTYTLSELKSFLVAGKFQIPTLNEVFDLVDKKCFINVELKNADTSKNVVSLIEKYITEKGWNYEHFIISSFDWNALKEVQKLNPNIPIGVLTEEDLDMALAFAETIKAKAIHPDFQLLNKEKVLQIQEKGFLVFPWTVNSEEDIQKVKSYNVNGIISDNPDKI, encoded by the coding sequence ATGTTAAAAATTGCCCACAGAGGTGCCAAAGCATACGAACCCGAAAACACGCTTCAGGCTTTTCAAAAAGCTTTAGAATTAAATTCGGACGGAATTGAACTGGACGTTCACATCAGCGCTGACGAACACATCATCGTAATGCACGATGAAACTATCGATAAAATGACCAACGGTAAAGGGGATATCAACACCTATACCTTATCCGAATTAAAGTCTTTTTTGGTTGCTGGAAAATTTCAAATTCCTACTCTAAACGAAGTTTTTGATTTAGTAGATAAAAAATGCTTCATCAATGTCGAATTAAAAAATGCGGATACTTCAAAAAATGTGGTTTCTTTAATCGAAAAATATATTACCGAAAAAGGCTGGAACTACGAACATTTTATCATTTCGAGTTTTGACTGGAATGCTTTAAAAGAAGTTCAGAAACTAAATCCAAATATTCCGATTGGTGTTTTAACGGAGGAAGATCTTGATATGGCTTTGGCTTTCGCCGAAACCATAAAAGCAAAAGCCATTCATCCTGATTTTCAGTTATTGAATAAAGAAAAAGTTCTTCAAATTCAGGAAAAAGGATTTCTGGTTTTCCCCTGGACCGTAAACTCAGAAGAAGATATTCAAAAAGTAAAAAGTTATAACGTAAACGGAATTATCTCTGATAATCCAGATAAAATATAA